From the Sphingobium yanoikuyae genome, the window GCAAGAGCCGCGGTCACCCTTGCGAAATCCAGGTCACTGGGTGCATCGGGGAAGGCGGCCGCAAACATCCGGCGATAGCAGGGATTGGCGCCGATCCGCCGGGCCAGCCCGACATCATCCTGCGCCAGCCCCATCTCCACCGGCTTGGTCCCGGTCATCGGCACCATCGCCTGCTGTTCCAGCGTCGACAGGCCGGCCTCGGTCCAGGTCAGGCCGCTGCGCCACGCGACATTGGCAAGGCCGGGCACGTTGCGCACGCCCATGTCGCCCATCACGCCGCGATGGGTGGTCAGGCCATCGGCAAAGCCCTTCTCCTGCTGGTGGCAGTCGGCGCAGGCCATGCTGCCATCGGCCGACAGGGCGCGATCATAAAAGAGCCGCCGCCCGAGTGCGACCTTCGCCGCGCTCATGCCATTGTCGGATGGTACGGCGGGCACCGCGATGCCGGCGGGCAGGGCGGGCCAGCGCCAGGCTGGACGCGCGGCCCCTAGCCCCGTTGCCAGCAATGCCGCCGCCCCGATGATAGCCGCTCCACCCAATCGCATCCGCCGTCCCCTTCGCCGCGCATGACGAACAAAGGCTGACCGATCCGCAGGCTGGGGTAAAGGGGGGCGAGCGTACTCGATCAAGATAGAGCATGGCGACCACCCGCAATGTCATTGCTTCGAACGACGTAGGATATTCTCCCCCGACTGAAAGGGGAACAAAGGAGCGGGATGGCGAATGCTTCTCTATCGGATCATGTCAGCGGAGGCTGGGATGTGGATCACGTTCGAAGTGCAACATGTGATTGGCGTTGAAAGAATGCCTCGGCGGGCGTTTTGAAGCCGAGGCATTTCCTTGATGTATGGCTATATTGGTGAGCGGCAGCGAGAATGCTTGCCTGATCGAAGGTATCGAGGTTGGTTTTGCGCGGGAGGAAGCGGCGCTAAGGCAAGCGCCGGTCGGCACGGCGCCAATTGCATTGCCGCTCGTACGACGGCCTGGCCTATCCGTTCAATGCCGTGCTGCGATCGGGTGGGATTGCCATCGGGGGCTGCGG encodes:
- a CDS encoding cytochrome-c peroxidase, with amino-acid sequence MRLGGAAIIGAAALLATGLGAARPAWRWPALPAGIAVPAVPSDNGMSAAKVALGRRLFYDRALSADGSMACADCHQQEKGFADGLTTHRGVMGDMGVRNVPGLANVAWRSGLTWTEAGLSTLEQQAMVPMTGTKPVEMGLAQDDVGLARRIGANPCYRRMFAAAFPDAPSDLDFARVTAALAAFQRTMISFGSAHDRGALSPLAQRGARQFAAAGCGSCHSEPDFTDSKTHYVGTAAPQEVDAAAYGGKPLPPGFEPPPEQFRTPSLRNVAVTGPWLHDGQSPTIESAIRRHAAPMLVDVDMPALLAFLDALTDHDFLKNAALARPAASCPIPA